The Moraxella haemolytica genome window below encodes:
- the acnD gene encoding Fe/S-dependent 2-methylisocitrate dehydratase AcnD — MKNYRKPLADTALDYFDVEQAINDIRPSAYEALPYTAKVLAEQLVRNCSDDPKLTDYLNELIGNKQELDFPWYPARVVCHDILGQTALVDLAGLRDAIAQAGGDPSKVNPVVQTQLIVDHSLAVEHGGDDPDAFAKNRAIEDRRNDDRFHFINWTKTAFKNVDVIPAGNGIMHQINLEKMSPVVQIKDGVAFPDTCVGTDSHTPHTDALGVISVGVGGLEAECVMLGQPSMMRTPDIIGVHLIGRKQAGITATDIVLALTEFLRNERVVGAYLEFFGEGADSLSVGDRATIANMTPEYGASAGLFYTDQNTLDYLTLTGREPKQVKLVEQYAKTIGLWAEAMTKAVYPRVLEFDLSTVTRNIAGPSNPHARVATAELKAKGIAGVVENRTDGLMPDGAVIIAAITSCTNTSNPRNTVAAGLLAKKANELGLTRKPWVKSSFAPGSKVAKLYLQEAGLLSELEKLGFGIVGFACTTCNGMSGALRPEIEQEIIDRDLYATAVLSGNRNFDGRIHPQAKQAFLASPPLVVAYAIAGTIRFDIENDVLGYHNDKPIYLKDIYPSDDEIDKIVAKCVKPEQFKEIYIPMFDLGNSQTAQSPLYDWREKSTYIRRPPYWEGALAKECELKNLRPLAILPDNITTDHLSPSNAIIKNSAAGEYLAKMGVPEKDFNSYATHRGDHLTAQRATLANPKLFNEMVKNADGTIKQGSLARVEPDGTVMRMWEAIETYMNRSQPLIIIAGADYGQGSSRDWAAKGVRLAGVEVIVAEGFERIHRTNLVGMGVLPLQFINGQNRHTLKLDGTEIYAVQGEISARCELELVIERKNGDIEKVPVLCRLDSDSDVKTYKAGGVLREFASKFLG, encoded by the coding sequence ATGAAAAACTACCGTAAACCCTTAGCCGATACTGCATTAGACTACTTTGATGTAGAACAGGCAATTAACGACATTCGCCCAAGTGCGTATGAAGCACTTCCCTACACCGCCAAAGTACTTGCCGAACAGCTGGTACGAAATTGTAGCGATGACCCAAAACTTACCGATTATCTAAATGAACTTATCGGTAATAAGCAAGAGCTTGATTTTCCTTGGTATCCTGCACGAGTGGTGTGCCACGACATTTTGGGTCAGACGGCTTTAGTCGATTTAGCAGGACTTCGTGATGCGATTGCCCAAGCTGGCGGAGACCCCTCCAAAGTCAATCCTGTGGTACAAACCCAGCTCATTGTAGACCATTCTTTGGCGGTGGAACACGGCGGCGATGACCCTGACGCTTTTGCCAAAAACCGTGCCATTGAAGACCGCCGTAATGATGACCGTTTTCATTTTATCAACTGGACAAAAACCGCCTTTAAAAATGTTGATGTGATTCCTGCTGGCAACGGCATTATGCACCAAATCAATTTAGAAAAGATGTCGCCCGTGGTGCAGATTAAAGATGGTGTAGCATTTCCTGACACCTGTGTCGGTACAGACAGCCATACACCACATACCGATGCACTAGGTGTAATTTCGGTAGGTGTAGGCGGTCTAGAGGCTGAATGCGTGATGTTAGGACAACCGTCAATGATGCGTACACCCGATATCATTGGCGTGCATTTAATCGGCAGAAAGCAAGCAGGCATTACAGCAACCGACATCGTACTGGCGTTAACTGAGTTTTTACGCAACGAGCGAGTGGTTGGGGCGTATTTGGAATTTTTTGGCGAAGGAGCAGACAGTCTGTCAGTTGGCGATAGAGCAACGATTGCCAATATGACCCCTGAATATGGGGCAAGTGCTGGACTATTTTATACTGACCAAAACACTTTGGATTATTTGACTTTGACAGGTCGTGAGCCTAAACAAGTTAAATTGGTTGAACAATATGCAAAAACCATTGGGCTGTGGGCAGAAGCAATGACCAAGGCAGTTTATCCACGAGTATTAGAATTTGACTTATCTACCGTTACTCGTAATATCGCAGGTCCTTCCAACCCACACGCACGAGTAGCAACGGCCGAGCTAAAGGCAAAAGGTATTGCAGGCGTGGTAGAAAATCGCACAGATGGTCTAATGCCTGACGGAGCGGTGATTATCGCCGCGATAACGAGTTGTACCAACACTTCCAACCCAAGAAACACCGTTGCCGCAGGACTGTTGGCGAAGAAGGCGAATGAATTGGGTTTAACTCGCAAGCCTTGGGTCAAATCATCATTTGCCCCTGGTTCAAAAGTAGCCAAATTGTACTTGCAAGAAGCAGGATTATTATCCGAACTTGAAAAATTGGGCTTTGGCATTGTTGGCTTTGCCTGCACGACTTGTAATGGCATGAGTGGTGCATTACGACCTGAAATTGAGCAAGAAATCATCGATCGTGATTTGTACGCCACAGCAGTGCTTTCAGGCAATCGCAATTTTGATGGACGCATTCACCCACAAGCAAAACAGGCATTTTTGGCAAGTCCGCCCCTTGTGGTTGCCTATGCCATTGCTGGCACGATTCGTTTTGACATTGAAAATGATGTCTTAGGCTATCATAACGACAAGCCGATTTATCTAAAAGATATTTATCCATCAGATGATGAAATTGACAAGATTGTCGCCAAGTGCGTAAAACCAGAGCAATTTAAAGAAATCTACATTCCAATGTTTGATTTGGGCAATTCACAAACCGCCCAAAGTCCGCTGTATGATTGGCGTGAAAAGTCCACCTATATCCGCCGTCCGCCCTATTGGGAGGGAGCATTGGCAAAAGAATGTGAACTTAAAAACTTACGACCGCTTGCCATTTTGCCTGATAATATCACCACCGACCATTTATCGCCGTCCAATGCCATCATCAAAAATTCGGCAGCAGGAGAATATCTAGCAAAAATGGGTGTGCCAGAGAAGGATTTTAACTCTTATGCTACACACCGAGGCGACCATTTGACCGCACAACGAGCAACTTTGGCAAATCCAAAACTCTTTAATGAAATGGTCAAAAACGCTGATGGTACAATCAAACAAGGCTCACTGGCACGAGTTGAACCAGATGGCACGGTGATGAGAATGTGGGAGGCAATAGAAACTTATATGAACCGCTCACAACCTCTTATCATCATTGCAGGGGCGGATTATGGACAAGGGTCAAGTAGGGATTGGGCGGCAAAGGGCGTGCGTTTGGCTGGCGTGGAAGTGATTGTCGCAGAAGGCTTTGAACGCATTCACCGTACCAACCTTGTGGGAATGGGCGTGTTGCCGCTGCAATTTATAAACGGTCAAAATCGCCATACCCTTAAATTAGACGGTACAGAAATTTATGCGGTACAAGGGGAAATTTCAGCTCGCTGTGAATTAGAACTTGTCATTGAACGCAAAAATGGCGATATTGAAAAAGTGCCTGTCTTATGCCGCCTGGATAGCGATAGTGATGTCAAAACCTATAAGGCGGGGGGTGTGCTAAGGGAGTTTGCGAGTAAATTTCTTGGATAA